A single window of Rhizobium indicum DNA harbors:
- a CDS encoding GFA family protein, giving the protein MHITGGCHCGAIRYQAEIDPERVSICHCTDCQRLTGSAYRITAPARPGSFTLTSGEPRGYAKYGDSGGLSRQFFCPNCGSPLYRTDGDGGAFGIRVGSIDQRQELVPKKQIWCHSALPGVENIETLPRFEGED; this is encoded by the coding sequence ATGCATATTACCGGAGGATGCCACTGCGGCGCGATCCGCTATCAGGCGGAGATCGACCCGGAGCGGGTCTCGATCTGCCATTGCACCGATTGCCAGCGGTTGACTGGCTCGGCCTATCGCATCACGGCGCCGGCGCGGCCGGGAAGTTTCACGCTTACTTCAGGCGAGCCAAGAGGCTACGCGAAGTATGGTGACAGCGGTGGTCTCAGCCGGCAATTCTTCTGCCCGAATTGCGGATCGCCGCTCTACCGCACGGATGGCGACGGCGGCGCGTTCGGCATCCGCGTGGGCAGCATCGACCAGCGGCAGGAACTGGTGCCGAAGAAACAGATATGGTGCCACTCAGCCTTGCCCGGGGTGGAGAATATCGAAACGCTTCCGCGCTTCGAGGGCGAGGATTAG
- a CDS encoding Lrp/AsnC family transcriptional regulator: MKSASIGDYSSAERGVCGMAKNTEDLRQGRRQQAVIDAFDRRILAALAADSSQSYARLGEAVGLSAPAVHERVRRLRQSGAIKGVHAALDGAALGKPLLAFVHVEAAGWGKSERLMQVLQFPEVEEMHSVAGDASVLFKVRTASPQALEAFLAQIHAVPGVTGTRSYIALSTYLERPVQAGVTDSWPDMPLPE; this comes from the coding sequence TTGAAGAGTGCCAGTATCGGCGATTATTCTTCGGCAGAAAGGGGAGTTTGCGGAATGGCGAAAAATACAGAGGATCTTCGGCAGGGACGCAGGCAGCAGGCTGTCATCGATGCATTCGACCGAAGAATATTAGCCGCGCTCGCCGCCGACAGCAGCCAGAGCTATGCCAGGCTTGGCGAAGCGGTCGGCCTCTCGGCGCCGGCCGTGCATGAGCGTGTGCGCCGTCTGAGACAATCCGGCGCCATCAAGGGCGTGCATGCCGCGCTGGATGGCGCAGCCCTCGGCAAACCGTTGCTTGCCTTCGTGCATGTGGAGGCTGCGGGCTGGGGCAAGAGCGAGCGACTGATGCAGGTCCTGCAGTTTCCCGAGGTCGAGGAGATGCATTCGGTCGCGGGCGACGCCAGCGTTCTCTTCAAGGTCCGCACCGCCAGCCCGCAGGCCTTGGAAGCTTTTCTCGCCCAGATTCACGCCGTTCCCGGTGTCACCGGCACCCGCAGCTATATCGCGCTTTCCACCTATCTGGAGCGTCCGGTACAGGCCGGCGTCACCGATAGCTGGCCGGACATGCCTCTGCCGGAATAA
- a CDS encoding RidA family protein, translating into METIAHNPANGIYPASPDYIHALEVRQMSRLLFVSGTMGLDQQGMAAADLEGQLELIWSNLRAILTSADMTVDNIVRLTSYLSDGAFMEANQNARLRALGGRAVPTTAIIVETLRDDWLVEIEIIAAG; encoded by the coding sequence ATGGAGACGATCGCGCACAATCCGGCAAACGGGATCTATCCGGCCAGCCCTGATTACATCCATGCGCTGGAGGTCAGGCAAATGTCCCGGCTGCTCTTCGTCAGCGGCACGATGGGTCTCGATCAACAGGGAATGGCCGCGGCCGATCTGGAAGGCCAGTTGGAGCTCATCTGGTCCAATCTGCGCGCCATCCTCACCTCCGCTGATATGACGGTGGACAATATCGTGCGGCTGACGAGCTATCTCAGCGACGGCGCCTTTATGGAAGCGAACCAGAATGCCCGTCTTCGGGCGCTTGGCGGCCGCGCCGTGCCGACCACGGCGATCATCGTCGAAACGCTGCGCGACGACTGGCTGGTCGAGATCGAGATCATCGCCGCCGGCTGA
- a CDS encoding glutathione S-transferase family protein, with translation MSPILFYGVPEGCSFGSIVALEWSGLPYRLCRVEMPEIVSSEEYKRINMVGETPSLLLEDGRTISESMAILHHIGARTIDSGLGVAQGSADFDRLNQMLAFLNTTFFQAFGPLWYAIEHPLEPQQKQALTAYGIAAVEKAHHTLERLLDGREWLLGSGSSLADAYFVGITRWNDFHKVVDRRQFPGLHRLYERMQQEPAVRFAHAIEHRQEAKSSGGFRGEVDLAEALGLLKQAA, from the coding sequence ATGTCACCCATATTGTTTTACGGCGTTCCGGAGGGCTGCTCTTTCGGCTCGATCGTCGCGCTGGAATGGTCCGGCCTTCCTTATCGGCTCTGCCGCGTCGAGATGCCGGAAATAGTCTCCAGCGAAGAATACAAGCGGATCAACATGGTCGGCGAAACGCCATCGCTGCTGCTCGAAGATGGCAGGACGATCAGCGAAAGCATGGCGATCTTGCACCATATCGGCGCCCGCACGATCGACAGCGGTCTGGGCGTTGCGCAGGGCTCGGCGGATTTCGATCGCCTGAACCAGATGCTCGCCTTTCTCAACACCACCTTCTTCCAGGCATTCGGCCCGCTCTGGTATGCGATCGAGCATCCGCTGGAGCCGCAGCAGAAGCAGGCCCTCACGGCCTATGGCATCGCCGCGGTCGAAAAGGCGCATCATACGCTGGAGCGTCTGCTCGACGGCCGCGAATGGCTTCTCGGCAGTGGGTCAAGCCTGGCGGACGCCTATTTCGTCGGCATCACCCGCTGGAACGATTTTCACAAGGTCGTCGACCGCCGTCAGTTTCCCGGCCTGCATCGCCTTTATGAACGCATGCAGCAGGAGCCGGCCGTGCGTTTTGCCCATGCCATCGAGCATCGGCAGGAGGCGAAAAGCAGCGGCGGTTTCCGCGGTGAGGTCGATCTGGCCGAGGCGCTCGGCCTGTTGAAACAGGCGGCCTGA
- a CDS encoding LysR substrate-binding domain-containing protein, whose protein sequence is MALFNLNDLHLFVQAVDSGSFTAAARHLGIPKSTVSKRVAELEARLGVRLIQRTSRSFALTELGREFFQHAQASIIEAEMAEGIVRRHLAEPAGSVRLTASVPTAQFTLTEHLPALAARYPKLRLSVHVTDRFVDIVQEGFDIALRNHRTPLPDSALVQRKLASHPFFILASPDYVNAHGEPRRPEELAQHATIMTSLTEDQWQLYSGGDEVVVTLHSVMAADEPYVLMEMAMSGLGITCLPTSVCRKALADGRLVRVLPEWTAGSIETTILMPHRRGQLPAVRAVVDFLAERLVG, encoded by the coding sequence ATGGCGCTTTTCAACCTCAACGATCTCCATCTTTTCGTGCAGGCCGTCGACAGCGGCAGCTTTACCGCCGCCGCCAGGCATCTCGGCATTCCGAAATCGACGGTGAGCAAGCGGGTTGCGGAGCTGGAGGCACGGCTTGGCGTGCGGCTGATCCAGCGCACGTCGCGAAGCTTCGCGCTGACCGAACTCGGCCGGGAATTCTTTCAGCATGCCCAAGCCTCGATCATCGAGGCGGAGATGGCCGAGGGCATCGTGCGGCGGCATCTGGCCGAACCTGCCGGCAGCGTTCGCCTGACCGCCTCGGTGCCGACGGCGCAGTTTACCTTGACGGAGCATCTGCCGGCGCTGGCGGCGCGCTATCCGAAACTCCGGCTCTCCGTGCATGTGACGGACCGCTTCGTCGATATCGTCCAGGAGGGTTTCGATATCGCGCTGCGCAACCACCGGACACCGCTGCCGGATTCGGCCCTGGTGCAGCGGAAGCTTGCCAGCCACCCCTTCTTCATCCTCGCCTCGCCGGATTATGTGAATGCCCATGGCGAACCGCGTCGGCCGGAGGAGTTGGCACAGCATGCGACGATCATGACCAGCCTGACGGAGGACCAGTGGCAGCTTTATTCGGGCGGCGACGAGGTTGTCGTCACACTGCATTCCGTCATGGCGGCGGATGAGCCTTATGTCTTGATGGAAATGGCCATGTCGGGCCTCGGCATTACCTGTCTGCCGACATCCGTCTGCCGCAAGGCGCTGGCGGACGGGCGGCTGGTGCGGGTGCTGCCGGAATGGACGGCGGGCAGCATCGAGACGACGATCCTGATGCCGCACCGGCGCGGCCAGCTGCCGGCGGTGCGCGCCGTCGTCGATTTCCTGGCGGAACGGCTGGTGGGGTGA
- a CDS encoding peptide chain release factor 3, with product MAESLAEAVSRRRTFAIIAHPDAGKTTLTEKLLLFGGAIQLAGEVKAKKDRMQTRSDWMKIERERGISVVTSVMTFEYNDNVFNILDTPGHEDFADDTYRTLTAVDAAVMVIDAAKGIEPRTLKLFEVCRMRDIPIITFINKMDRESRDPFEILDEVEEKLALDTAPITWPIGRSKTFCGTYNIAANTVRGSDTEIEGTPVNGPQSVAGRLPENERQVFVEETELAIEACRPFDRQAFLEGHMTPVFFGSALRNYGVRDLINALGDFAPPPRDQVADTRTVHATDDKMTAFVFKIQANMDPNHRDRIAFARICSGKLERGMKARLARTGKQLGLTAPQFFFASQRQLADTAYAGDVVGIPNHGTLRIGDTLTEGESLVFQGVPNFSPEILRRVRLEDAMKAKKLKEALQQMAEEGVVQLFSPEDGSPAIVGVVGALQLDVLKERLMAEYGLPVSFEMSRFSVCRWISADQPADLEKFLTVKRGDIARDLDGDPVFLAQDGFSLRYESERHPAIKMVAIKEYHAAKAA from the coding sequence ATGGCCGAAAGTCTCGCCGAGGCGGTCTCCCGCCGCCGCACATTCGCTATTATCGCCCACCCGGACGCGGGTAAGACGACGCTCACCGAAAAGCTGCTGCTGTTCGGCGGCGCCATTCAGCTTGCCGGCGAAGTCAAGGCCAAGAAGGATCGCATGCAGACGCGCTCCGACTGGATGAAGATCGAGCGCGAACGCGGCATCTCCGTCGTCACCTCGGTGATGACCTTCGAATATAACGACAATGTCTTCAACATCCTCGACACGCCGGGTCACGAGGATTTCGCCGACGATACCTATCGCACGCTGACGGCTGTCGATGCCGCCGTCATGGTCATCGATGCCGCCAAGGGCATCGAGCCGCGGACGCTGAAGCTCTTCGAAGTCTGCCGCATGCGCGATATCCCGATCATTACCTTCATCAACAAGATGGACCGCGAAAGCCGCGATCCCTTCGAGATCCTCGACGAGGTGGAAGAAAAGCTGGCGTTGGATACGGCGCCGATCACCTGGCCGATCGGCCGCTCGAAGACCTTTTGCGGCACCTACAATATCGCCGCCAACACGGTGCGCGGTTCGGATACCGAAATCGAGGGAACGCCGGTCAACGGTCCACAAAGCGTGGCCGGCAGGCTGCCGGAAAACGAGCGCCAGGTCTTCGTCGAGGAGACCGAGTTGGCGATCGAGGCCTGCCGTCCGTTCGACCGCCAGGCCTTCCTGGAAGGCCATATGACGCCGGTCTTTTTCGGCTCGGCGCTGCGCAATTACGGCGTTCGCGATCTCATCAACGCGCTCGGCGATTTTGCGCCGCCGCCGCGTGACCAGGTCGCCGACACCAGGACCGTGCATGCGACCGACGACAAGATGACGGCCTTCGTCTTCAAGATCCAGGCGAACATGGACCCCAACCACCGCGACCGCATCGCCTTTGCCCGGATCTGCTCCGGCAAGCTCGAGCGCGGCATGAAGGCAAGGCTCGCCCGCACCGGCAAGCAGCTCGGCCTGACGGCGCCGCAATTCTTCTTCGCCTCGCAGCGCCAGTTGGCCGACACGGCCTATGCCGGCGACGTCGTCGGCATTCCCAACCACGGCACGCTCCGGATCGGCGATACGTTGACCGAAGGTGAATCGCTGGTCTTCCAAGGCGTGCCGAACTTCTCGCCGGAGATCCTGCGCCGCGTGCGCCTGGAAGACGCGATGAAGGCGAAGAAGCTCAAGGAAGCCCTGCAGCAGATGGCTGAAGAAGGCGTCGTCCAGCTGTTCTCGCCGGAAGACGGTTCGCCGGCGATCGTCGGCGTCGTCGGCGCCCTGCAGCTCGACGTCTTGAAGGAGCGGCTGATGGCCGAATACGGCCTGCCGGTCTCCTTCGAAATGTCGCGTTTCTCGGTCTGCCGCTGGATCTCGGCCGATCAGCCGGCCGATCTGGAAAAATTCCTCACCGTCAAGCGCGGCGATATCGCCCGCGATCTCGACGGCGATCCGGTCTTCCTCGCCCAGGATGGTTTTTCGCTGCGCTACGAATCCGAGCGACATCCGGCGATCAAGATGGTCGCGATCAAGGAATATCACGCCGCCAAGGCGGCGTGA
- the dut gene encoding dUTP diphosphatase, protein MNIHHDTRPTLNLIRLANGEGLDLPTYESKGAAGIDLRAAVEEAAPLTLLPGKRALVPTGFIFEIPEGFEGQVRPRSGLAFKNGITCLNSPGTVDSDYRGEVKVLLINLGEEPFVISRGMRIAQMVIAPVTQARVAEITAASETVRGAGGFGSTGV, encoded by the coding sequence ATGAACATTCATCACGACACGCGCCCGACGCTGAACCTGATCCGCTTAGCCAATGGCGAAGGCCTCGACCTGCCCACCTATGAAAGCAAGGGAGCGGCCGGCATCGACCTGCGCGCCGCCGTTGAAGAGGCAGCACCGCTGACGCTTCTGCCCGGCAAGCGGGCGCTGGTGCCGACCGGCTTCATCTTCGAGATCCCCGAAGGTTTCGAGGGACAGGTGCGGCCACGCTCCGGCCTGGCGTTCAAAAACGGCATCACCTGCCTGAATTCGCCGGGCACCGTCGACAGCGACTATCGCGGCGAGGTGAAGGTGCTGCTGATCAATCTAGGCGAGGAGCCCTTCGTCATCTCGCGCGGCATGCGCATCGCCCAGATGGTGATCGCGCCGGTGACCCAGGCACGGGTGGCCGAGATCACCGCGGCCAGCGAAACGGTGCGTGGCGCAGGCGGCTTCGGCTCCACCGGCGTCTGA
- a CDS encoding GNAT family N-acetyltransferase, translated as MAKRLDSAGLTFRQDYFGDPAGWAALVCLLKDIFGIDIGPLQQLGGPDPTSMPFGWFDAEGELAANISAFALPFVLNGRIVHAAGLQSGTVRPPWRGRGLYRDVTVKALDWCDQQGFEAVILYTDKPSLYEPYGFHAIPLHRYEGAAPDPSSSAARARPLLPTNADDLALLQSLLKGRSPVSTSLAVTVNAAMFLINTQLDPDIRVSFLEDKQAVIAWKVDEAGRFSLLDVVAAEIPSLAAILGGLEIAPASVEVLFRPDKLGWEGVPQSLESGTRLMLRGLGNATPDFPAMLSPMAEF; from the coding sequence ATGGCCAAGCGCCTCGACAGCGCTGGCCTGACCTTCCGGCAGGACTATTTCGGCGATCCCGCCGGCTGGGCGGCGCTGGTCTGCCTGCTCAAGGATATTTTCGGCATCGATATCGGGCCGCTGCAACAGCTTGGCGGACCCGATCCTACGAGCATGCCCTTCGGCTGGTTTGATGCCGAAGGTGAGCTTGCGGCCAATATCTCAGCCTTTGCGCTGCCCTTCGTCCTCAACGGCAGGATCGTCCATGCCGCCGGGCTGCAATCCGGCACCGTGCGGCCGCCATGGCGCGGCCGCGGGCTCTATCGCGACGTGACGGTGAAGGCGCTCGACTGGTGCGATCAGCAGGGTTTTGAAGCCGTCATCCTCTATACCGACAAGCCATCGCTTTACGAGCCCTATGGTTTCCACGCGATACCGCTGCACCGATACGAGGGAGCGGCACCCGACCCTTCGTCTTCCGCCGCCCGCGCCCGGCCGCTTTTACCGACGAATGCGGATGATCTTGCCCTGCTGCAATCGCTGCTGAAAGGACGCAGCCCGGTTTCGACCTCGCTGGCGGTCACAGTCAATGCGGCGATGTTTCTCATCAACACCCAGCTCGATCCCGATATCCGTGTCAGCTTCCTCGAAGACAAACAGGCGGTGATCGCCTGGAAGGTCGATGAGGCGGGCCGCTTCAGCCTCCTCGACGTCGTGGCGGCTGAGATACCGTCGCTTGCCGCGATCCTCGGCGGGCTGGAGATAGCCCCCGCCTCCGTCGAGGTGCTTTTCCGTCCCGACAAGCTCGGCTGGGAGGGTGTTCCACAATCGTTGGAAAGCGGCACGAGGCTGATGCTGCGCGGGCTCGGCAATGCCACCCCGGATTTTCCGGCGATGTTGTCGCCGATGGCAGAATTCTAG
- a CDS encoding Lrp/AsnC family transcriptional regulator — MANDVQSLDEIDQAILEALAGNARISLKELAQQVGLSSPSAAERLRRLEERGVIKAFTIDLDPATVGYPLQAIVRVRPLPGQLHIVERIIQEIPEIIECDKVTGDDCFIARLVIRSMADLDGILDRVAERAETNTAMIKASPVKRRLPPLSRRK, encoded by the coding sequence GTGGCTAATGATGTGCAATCGCTCGACGAAATCGATCAGGCCATTCTGGAGGCGCTGGCCGGCAATGCGCGGATCTCGCTGAAGGAGCTGGCACAGCAGGTCGGCCTCTCTTCGCCGAGTGCCGCCGAGCGCCTGCGCCGGCTGGAGGAACGCGGCGTCATCAAGGCCTTCACCATCGATCTCGATCCCGCCACGGTCGGTTACCCCTTGCAGGCGATCGTGCGCGTGCGCCCGCTGCCGGGACAGCTGCACATCGTCGAGCGGATCATCCAGGAAATTCCCGAAATCATCGAATGCGACAAGGTGACGGGTGATGATTGTTTTATCGCCCGCCTGGTCATCCGCTCGATGGCCGACCTCGACGGCATCCTCGACCGGGTTGCCGAAAGGGCGGAGACCAACACCGCGATGATCAAAGCCTCGCCTGTCAAACGCCGCCTGCCGCCGCTGTCACGCCGGAAATAG
- a CDS encoding DMT family transporter — protein sequence MEAIMGSDIKRGTAEMTAAMLISGTIGWFVVMSGQPVSGVVFWRCLFGALTLLVICGALGLLRPGIITLRAFGIAIFGGIAIVLNWLLLFASYSHATISVATTVYNTQPFMLLVLGALFLGEKITAAKLFWLALAFAGMVAIVQAKPGAGGAAFDGYGLGILMALGAAFFYALAALAAKWLKGTPPHLIALIQVATGMLMLAPMTDFSHPPGDIGSWAILVTVGVVHTGLMYVLLYGAIQRLPTHLTGALSFIYPIAAILVDRLAFGHALQPMQILGAAIILLAAAGMNLGWTPRWLRPRALES from the coding sequence ATGGAGGCAATCATGGGCAGCGACATCAAAAGAGGCACGGCGGAAATGACGGCGGCGATGCTGATCTCGGGGACGATCGGCTGGTTCGTCGTCATGTCGGGACAACCGGTCAGCGGCGTGGTCTTCTGGCGCTGCCTGTTCGGCGCGCTCACTTTGCTTGTCATCTGCGGCGCTCTCGGGCTGCTGCGGCCCGGCATCATCACGCTGCGCGCCTTCGGCATCGCGATTTTCGGCGGCATCGCCATCGTCTTGAACTGGCTGCTGCTCTTTGCCTCCTATTCGCATGCGACGATCTCGGTCGCGACGACGGTCTACAACACCCAGCCTTTCATGCTGCTGGTGCTCGGCGCGCTCTTTCTCGGCGAGAAGATCACCGCCGCCAAGCTGTTCTGGCTGGCGCTCGCCTTCGCCGGCATGGTGGCGATCGTCCAGGCGAAACCCGGTGCGGGCGGCGCTGCGTTCGACGGTTACGGCCTCGGCATTCTGATGGCGTTGGGGGCTGCCTTCTTCTACGCGCTCGCCGCCCTTGCCGCGAAGTGGCTGAAAGGCACGCCGCCGCATCTGATCGCGCTCATCCAGGTCGCAACCGGCATGCTGATGCTGGCGCCGATGACGGATTTTTCCCATCCGCCCGGCGATATTGGGTCCTGGGCGATCCTGGTGACCGTCGGCGTCGTCCATACCGGACTGATGTATGTGCTGCTCTACGGTGCGATCCAGAGGCTGCCGACGCATCTCACAGGAGCCCTGTCCTTCATTTATCCGATCGCCGCGATCCTCGTCGATCGGCTCGCCTTCGGCCATGCGCTGCAGCCGATGCAGATATTAGGCGCGGCGATCATCCTGCTTGCCGCCGCCGGCATGAATCTCGGCTGGACACCGCGCTGGCTGCGGCCACGGGCGCTGGAGAGCTGA
- a CDS encoding Dps family protein has product MSHTPAETRRLSPLKTPSSLSTNAITDISAALTALLADVFTLYVKTKNFHWHMSGPHFRDYHLLLDEQAEQIFAMTDDIAERARKIGGTTLRSIGQIARQQRLLDNDADFVTPEDMLSELREDNVQLVSLLREVHGLCDEHNDVATASLIENWIDEGERRTWFLFETTRPQR; this is encoded by the coding sequence ATGTCCCATACGCCAGCCGAAACCCGCAGGCTTTCGCCACTCAAGACGCCGTCCAGCCTGTCGACCAACGCCATTACCGATATTTCGGCGGCGCTGACCGCACTGCTCGCCGATGTCTTTACGCTTTATGTGAAGACCAAGAATTTCCATTGGCACATGTCCGGCCCGCATTTTCGCGACTATCATCTGCTGCTCGACGAACAGGCGGAGCAGATCTTCGCCATGACCGACGACATTGCCGAGCGTGCCCGCAAGATCGGCGGCACGACGCTGCGCTCCATCGGCCAGATCGCTCGTCAGCAGCGCCTTTTGGACAATGACGCGGATTTCGTCACGCCCGAGGACATGTTGTCGGAACTGCGCGAGGATAACGTTCAGCTCGTTTCGCTGCTGCGCGAGGTGCATGGCCTTTGCGACGAGCATAATGATGTCGCAACCGCCAGCCTGATCGAGAACTGGATCGACGAGGGCGAGCGCCGCACCTGGTTCCTGTTCGAAACGACGCGCCCGCAGAGGTAA
- a CDS encoding LysE family translocator has product MSLTVLITYAGALFIAAAIPGPGITAIGARALGSNFRETFFMGLGLVLGDMTYLTAVILGLAFVAQTFTEVFIAIKIAGVLYLGYIAWKLWTAGLLPQDIAARKSTNIGMSFLSGLLVTLGNPKTMLFYVALVPTLIDIGNIGMRDYALLLTTTFVVLIVVLVPYMLLASRARTMLKQPRALQALNRVAAGILAGTAAFIATRAA; this is encoded by the coding sequence ATGAGCCTCACCGTCCTGATCACCTATGCCGGAGCGCTGTTCATCGCCGCGGCCATTCCGGGACCCGGGATTACCGCGATCGGTGCGCGTGCGCTCGGCTCGAATTTCCGCGAGACCTTTTTCATGGGTCTCGGCCTGGTGCTCGGCGACATGACCTATCTCACAGCGGTCATTCTCGGCCTTGCCTTCGTGGCGCAGACCTTTACCGAGGTGTTCATCGCCATCAAGATCGCCGGCGTCCTCTATCTCGGCTACATCGCCTGGAAACTCTGGACGGCGGGGCTGCTGCCGCAGGATATCGCGGCGCGGAAATCCACCAATATCGGCATGTCTTTCCTCTCCGGCCTGCTGGTGACGCTCGGCAATCCGAAGACGATGCTCTTCTATGTCGCCCTGGTGCCGACGCTGATCGATATCGGTAATATCGGCATGCGCGACTATGCGCTCCTGCTCACCACCACCTTCGTCGTGCTGATCGTCGTGCTCGTGCCCTATATGCTGCTTGCCTCGCGGGCCCGCACGATGCTGAAGCAGCCGCGGGCCTTGCAGGCGCTGAACCGGGTTGCGGCCGGCATCCTCGCCGGCACGGCAGCCTTCATCGCCACGCGGGCGGCCTGA
- the cysK gene encoding cysteine synthase A, whose translation MSHKPGRGRIYSSITETIGDTPLVRFDKLAREKGVVANLIGKLEFFNPIASVKDRIGVAMIEGLEAQGKITPGKTVLIEPTSGNTGIALAFAAAAKGYRLILTMPETMSVERRKMLALLGAELVLTEGAKGMKGAIAKAEELASSLPDAVIPQQFENPDNPEIHRKTTAEEIWNDTDGTVDIVVSGIGTGGTITGVGQVLKSRKPEIKIIAVEPADSPILSGGNPGPHKIQGIGAGFAPKILDTGIYDEVVTVTNDEAFEQARLVARLEGVPVGISSGAALTAAIKVGIRPENAGKNIVIIIPSFAERYLSTALFEGLGS comes from the coding sequence ATGTCGCACAAGCCTGGCCGCGGCCGCATCTATTCCTCGATCACCGAGACCATCGGCGACACGCCGCTCGTGCGCTTCGACAAGCTGGCGCGGGAAAAGGGCGTCGTGGCGAACCTGATCGGCAAGCTTGAATTCTTCAACCCGATCGCCTCGGTCAAGGACCGCATCGGCGTTGCAATGATCGAGGGCCTCGAAGCCCAGGGCAAGATCACTCCCGGCAAGACGGTGCTGATCGAGCCGACCTCCGGCAATACCGGCATCGCGCTCGCCTTTGCCGCCGCCGCCAAGGGTTATCGGCTGATCCTCACCATGCCGGAGACGATGTCGGTAGAGCGCCGCAAGATGCTGGCGCTGCTTGGCGCCGAACTGGTGCTGACTGAGGGAGCAAAGGGCATGAAGGGCGCTATCGCCAAGGCCGAGGAACTGGCGTCCTCTCTTCCCGATGCCGTCATTCCGCAGCAGTTCGAAAACCCTGATAATCCCGAGATCCACCGCAAGACGACGGCCGAGGAAATCTGGAACGATACCGACGGCACGGTCGATATCGTCGTCTCAGGCATCGGCACCGGCGGCACGATTACCGGCGTCGGACAGGTGCTGAAGAGCCGCAAGCCCGAGATCAAGATCATCGCCGTCGAACCCGCGGATTCGCCGATCCTCTCCGGCGGCAATCCCGGCCCGCACAAGATCCAGGGCATCGGCGCCGGCTTCGCGCCGAAGATCCTCGATACCGGCATCTATGACGAGGTCGTCACCGTGACCAATGACGAGGCCTTCGAACAGGCGCGCCTGGTCGCCCGGCTCGAAGGCGTGCCGGTCGGCATCTCCTCGGGTGCGGCACTGACAGCGGCGATCAAGGTCGGCATCCGTCCCGAGAATGCCGGCAAGAACATCGTCATCATCATCCCCTCCTTCGCCGAGCGCTATCTTTCGACGGCGCTGTTCGAGGGGCTTGGGAGCTAA